A portion of the Paenibacillus sp. PvR098 genome contains these proteins:
- the panB gene encoding 3-methyl-2-oxobutanoate hydroxymethyltransferase has product METRKPITTARLQKMKQDRVPISMITAYDYPSAILAEQAGIDVILVGDSLGNVVLGYDSTVPVTLTDMIYHAKAVTRAVQTTFVVTDLPFMTYHGSIDETLKNAARLMQEGLSKAVKMEGGAEIVPAVKALVQAGIPVMGHIGLTPQSIHQIGGYKIQGKTPAAAQKLLDDAKALEEAGAFGIVLELVTDQLAAHVTEQLSIPTIGIGAGAACDGQVLVFHDILGYGGVPHPKRFVKQYASIGDSIRSGIRQYVDEVKERRFPAPEHSFRMEEEFAASLYGSASSSKR; this is encoded by the coding sequence ACGACGGCTAGGCTGCAAAAAATGAAGCAGGACCGGGTTCCGATCAGCATGATAACGGCCTACGATTATCCATCCGCCATACTGGCGGAACAGGCTGGGATTGACGTGATTCTGGTCGGAGATTCACTGGGTAATGTAGTGCTTGGCTACGATTCGACCGTTCCTGTGACTCTAACTGATATGATTTATCATGCTAAAGCGGTGACTCGAGCTGTTCAAACGACCTTTGTCGTAACGGATTTACCTTTCATGACCTATCACGGAAGCATCGATGAAACGCTGAAGAATGCCGCTAGGTTGATGCAGGAAGGGCTAAGCAAAGCGGTAAAGATGGAAGGTGGCGCGGAAATCGTACCTGCTGTGAAAGCTTTAGTCCAGGCAGGAATTCCAGTTATGGGTCACATCGGGCTGACGCCACAATCCATTCATCAAATCGGGGGCTATAAGATACAGGGAAAAACGCCCGCAGCAGCACAAAAGCTGCTGGACGATGCTAAAGCTTTAGAGGAAGCCGGAGCTTTTGGGATTGTACTGGAGCTCGTCACGGATCAGCTTGCCGCACATGTTACCGAACAGCTATCCATTCCTACCATCGGCATCGGCGCAGGCGCTGCTTGTGATGGTCAAGTGCTGGTGTTTCACGATATACTCGGATATGGAGGAGTGCCCCATCCCAAGCGTTTTGTGAAGCAGTATGCATCGATAGGCGATTCGATCCGCAGCGGTATCCGCCAATATGTAGACGAAGTAAAGGAGCGCCGTTTTCCAGCTCCAGAGCATTCGTTCCGTATGGAGGAAGAGTTCGCGGCGAGCTTGTATGGAAGCGCGTCTTCCTCTAAAAGATAA